The following coding sequences lie in one Dehalococcoidia bacterium genomic window:
- a CDS encoding PAS domain-containing protein produces MPDEASALLDALLAAAPVGLALLSRDLRYLRINPALAAINGVTVEACLGRRVRDVVPALADTVEPALRHVLKTGKSLVNVEVRGETAANPGRQREWMVSYFPVRDASGAIVAAGASVSEITDRRAGEDTLRRSEERFRALVQQSSDVVVVLDAQGVMRYVSPSVKRIFGYDATDVVGQSAFAFVHPDDVPRLVQSFSGVVREPGDYLPIEFRLRNPDGSWRYVEATASNLLHDSNVRGVVQNLRDISERKAAEHEREQLLAREQAARADAEAANRARDAFLSTVSHELRTPLTPILAYAQLLARGRLGPEQTRQALAQIERSAQTQARLVEDILDASRIIMGKLSLAAEQVDLCAVVEAAAAIVRPSAEARSIELKLAVAGCPIFARGDATRLQQVVWNLLANAIKFTPLRGRVELILAAEGGDAVLSVRDTGQGIAPEFLPHVFERFRQADPAAPRQTGLGLGLALVRQLVLMHHGNVTAYSAGRDQGATFTVRLPLLAALAGAEGSDSDVAVAGAVEAGRLAGVPVLVVEDDAPTRELLSLVLAAQGAAVSAADSAEAALEAIARVRPAVLLADIGLPGMDGYELLAAVHRLTSGRALPALALTAYAGDEDRERALAAGFTAHLAKPLDPDALVNALAALVLTGE; encoded by the coding sequence TTGCCCGACGAAGCCTCGGCCCTGCTCGATGCCCTGCTTGCCGCCGCGCCGGTCGGGCTTGCGCTGCTAAGCCGCGATCTGCGTTATCTCCGCATCAATCCGGCCCTCGCCGCGATCAACGGCGTCACCGTGGAAGCCTGCCTCGGACGCCGCGTGCGCGACGTGGTGCCCGCACTGGCCGACACGGTCGAGCCGGCGCTGCGCCACGTGCTGAAGACGGGCAAATCGTTGGTGAACGTCGAGGTGCGCGGCGAAACCGCGGCGAACCCCGGACGCCAACGAGAGTGGATGGTCAGCTACTTTCCGGTGCGCGACGCCTCGGGCGCGATTGTGGCGGCCGGCGCCAGCGTCAGCGAGATCACTGACCGCCGTGCCGGGGAAGATACGCTACGCCGGAGCGAGGAGCGCTTCCGCGCCCTCGTCCAACAGAGCTCGGACGTGGTGGTCGTGCTGGACGCGCAGGGTGTGATGCGCTACGTCAGCCCTTCTGTGAAGCGCATCTTCGGCTACGATGCCACCGACGTCGTGGGCCAGAGCGCCTTCGCCTTCGTGCATCCCGATGATGTACCGCGCCTCGTGCAGTCGTTCTCCGGTGTGGTGCGGGAACCCGGCGACTATCTGCCGATCGAGTTCCGTCTGCGCAACCCTGACGGCTCCTGGCGCTATGTCGAGGCCACGGCCAGCAACCTCCTGCACGATTCGAACGTTCGCGGTGTGGTGCAGAACCTACGCGACATCAGCGAGCGCAAGGCGGCCGAGCACGAACGTGAGCAACTGCTGGCGCGGGAACAGGCCGCGCGTGCCGACGCCGAGGCCGCCAACCGCGCCCGCGACGCTTTTCTCTCAACCGTCTCCCACGAGCTGCGCACACCGCTGACCCCGATCCTCGCGTACGCGCAGTTGCTCGCCCGCGGGCGCCTCGGCCCGGAGCAAACGCGCCAGGCCCTGGCGCAGATTGAGCGCAGCGCGCAGACGCAGGCGCGGCTGGTCGAGGACATTCTCGACGCCTCGCGCATCATCATGGGCAAGCTCTCACTCGCAGCCGAGCAGGTGGATCTGTGCGCCGTGGTGGAAGCGGCGGCGGCGATCGTGCGCCCATCGGCCGAAGCCCGCTCGATCGAGCTGAAGCTCGCCGTCGCGGGCTGCCCTATCTTCGCTCGGGGCGATGCAACGCGCCTGCAGCAGGTGGTCTGGAATCTGCTTGCTAACGCGATCAAATTCACGCCGCTGCGCGGCCGCGTCGAGCTTATTCTCGCCGCCGAAGGCGGCGACGCCGTGCTCTCCGTACGTGATACGGGCCAGGGCATTGCGCCTGAGTTCCTGCCGCATGTTTTCGAGCGCTTCCGGCAGGCGGACCCCGCGGCTCCGCGCCAGACCGGCCTCGGGCTTGGCCTGGCTCTGGTGCGCCAGCTCGTGCTGATGCATCACGGCAACGTGACGGCGTACAGCGCCGGCCGTGACCAGGGAGCGACGTTTACCGTGCGGCTGCCGTTGCTCGCGGCGCTGGCCGGCGCTGAGGGGAGCGATTCGGATGTCGCCGTTGCCGGCGCGGTGGAAGCGGGCCGCCTCGCCGGCGTGCCGGTGCTCGTGGTTGAGGACGACGCGCCGACCCGCGAACTGCTTTCACTGGTGCTCGCGGCTCAGGGTGCGGCGGTGTCCGCGGCCGATTCCGCCGAGGCTGCGCTTGAAGCGATAGCGCGGGTGCGACCGGCCGTACTGCTCGCCGACATCGGTTTGCCGGGGATGGATGGCTACGAACTACTGGCGGCGGTACACCGGCTCACCTCTGGACGCGCATTGCCCGCCCTGGCGCTCACGGCCTACGCGGGCGACGAGGACCGCGAACGGGCACTGGCCGCCGGCTTCACGGCGCACCTGGCCAAGCCGCTCGACCCGGACGCGCTGGTCAATGCACTCGCGGCGCTGGTGCTGACCGGCGAATGA
- a CDS encoding aldo/keto reductase, which yields MIPTLPFGRTGHTSTRTIFGAAAFARVDQPTADRSVALLLARGVNHIDTAASYGDSELRLGPWLAKHRDRFFLATKTGERTYAGARDQIRRSLDRLQVNQVDLIQLHNLVDEAEWETALGPDGALKAAIEAREAGLVRFIGVTGHGVTVARMHRRSLERFAFDSVLLPLNHPMLQNPQYAADFAALRAVCRERGVAMQTIKAITLAPWSERPHGAPTWYEPLREQPDIDLAVHWVFGHEGVFLNTAGDVSLLPRIIDAAERFTAAPDDEAMRELSEHRAMAPLFT from the coding sequence ATGATCCCGACACTGCCGTTTGGCCGCACCGGCCACACCAGCACGCGCACGATCTTCGGCGCAGCCGCCTTTGCCCGCGTGGACCAGCCGACGGCCGACCGCAGTGTGGCGCTGCTGCTTGCGCGCGGTGTCAACCACATCGACACCGCGGCCAGTTACGGCGACTCGGAGCTGCGCCTCGGCCCGTGGCTGGCGAAGCACCGCGATCGCTTCTTCCTGGCGACGAAGACGGGCGAGCGCACCTACGCCGGCGCCCGCGACCAGATCCGCCGCTCGCTCGATCGGCTGCAGGTCAATCAGGTCGACCTGATCCAGTTGCACAACCTCGTCGACGAAGCCGAGTGGGAGACGGCGCTGGGGCCGGACGGCGCCCTCAAGGCGGCGATCGAGGCGCGCGAGGCCGGCCTGGTGCGCTTCATCGGCGTCACCGGGCACGGCGTGACGGTGGCGCGGATGCACCGCCGCAGCCTCGAACGGTTCGCCTTCGACTCGGTGCTGCTGCCGCTCAACCACCCAATGCTGCAGAACCCGCAGTACGCTGCCGACTTCGCTGCCCTGCGGGCCGTCTGCCGCGAGCGCGGCGTGGCGATGCAGACGATTAAAGCGATCACACTGGCGCCCTGGAGCGAGCGCCCGCACGGCGCTCCGACCTGGTACGAGCCGCTGCGCGAGCAACCGGACATCGATCTGGCCGTGCACTGGGTCTTCGGCCACGAAGGCGTTTTCCTCAACACCGCGGGCGACGTCTCGCTGCTGCCCAGGATCATCGACGCCGCCGAACGCTTCACCGCGGCGCCGGACGATGAGGCCATGCGTGAGCTCTCGGAGCACCGCGCCATGGCACCGCTCTTTACATAA
- a CDS encoding GNAT family N-acetyltransferase translates to MAAILRDTSDTALAAAIDANQAAQYGLLAEGMGGETHDEGDALWFITDIDYALFNGVMRARLPAAAAPARIQELLAPFRGRAIEMTWHVGSSSAPDDLGEQLRNHGLWRGLGEPGMAAELAALPAGRPIAGVDVEPVRDTVAFAVWLDVMARGFDMPVIARDAIGVAYRCLGFGPDSFMRHYLGLWRGEPVASSTLYLAEGVAGIYNVATLPSARRRGIGTAVTRVPLLEARDEGYRVGVLQSSKLGLNVYWQLGFRPYSRLIQYGLRPGAG, encoded by the coding sequence ATGGCGGCGATTCTGCGCGACACCTCCGACACGGCGCTGGCCGCGGCGATCGACGCCAACCAGGCGGCGCAGTATGGCCTGCTCGCCGAGGGCATGGGCGGAGAAACGCACGACGAGGGCGACGCGCTCTGGTTCATCACCGACATCGACTACGCACTGTTCAATGGCGTGATGCGGGCGCGTCTGCCTGCCGCGGCGGCGCCTGCTCGCATCCAGGAGCTGCTGGCGCCGTTTCGCGGGCGGGCGATCGAGATGACGTGGCACGTCGGCAGCTCCTCGGCGCCGGACGATCTCGGCGAGCAGCTCCGCAATCACGGCCTGTGGCGCGGGCTGGGAGAGCCGGGGATGGCGGCCGAGCTGGCCGCGCTCCCGGCCGGACGCCCGATCGCCGGCGTCGACGTCGAGCCCGTGCGCGACACCGTGGCCTTCGCCGTCTGGCTAGACGTGATGGCCCGCGGCTTCGACATGCCTGTGATCGCGCGCGACGCCATCGGTGTAGCCTACCGCTGCTTGGGCTTTGGGCCGGACTCCTTCATGCGCCACTACCTCGGCCTGTGGCGAGGCGAACCCGTTGCCTCCTCGACGCTCTATCTTGCGGAAGGGGTAGCCGGCATCTATAACGTGGCCACCTTGCCATCCGCGCGCCGGCGCGGCATCGGCACGGCCGTGACGCGTGTGCCGTTGCTGGAAGCGCGGGACGAAGGCTACCGCGTCGGCGTGCTGCAGTCGTCGAAGCTGGGACTCAACGTCTACTGGCAGCTCGGGTTCCGCCCCTACTCGCGGCTGATTCAGTACGGATTGCGTCCGGGCGCAGGGTGA
- a CDS encoding ResA-like WAxxUGC motif-containing protein, which translates to MTVTVLWEDREATCAEARAEGDALWLPVAALPAVSGWELKPQGACRGDVCVPLPAGRQTEFTRDGGRQFNLAALARLLGQPELHETTPDAWAFGEAGAARRDALRSLEAPDFTLPDLEGRMHSLNDYRGKKVLLVSWASWUGCRMDLPVWQALYAELGEKGFLPISVALDTGGAAAAREWIEKAKPTYPCLIDEHHVVARLYDMINVPSAVWIDEQGRIVRTTEPAGAGDGFRTMDRTTFQMPPEAIEDYRVRREVYLNALRDWVAKGAASRHVLSAAEARRRLPGPSEEQALAATHFRLGTWLHEQGQTEAAQRHFHAAQRLRPQSWSYKRQAWALEQPGLAGGPPFWAAVDALGDRRYYPQIEMEGMPR; encoded by the coding sequence ATGACCGTCACGGTACTGTGGGAAGATCGCGAAGCAACCTGCGCGGAAGCGCGAGCCGAGGGCGATGCCCTCTGGCTGCCCGTCGCCGCGTTGCCGGCCGTGAGTGGCTGGGAGCTGAAGCCCCAAGGCGCCTGCCGCGGCGATGTCTGTGTGCCCTTGCCGGCGGGGCGCCAGACCGAGTTTACGCGTGACGGCGGCCGGCAGTTCAACCTGGCGGCGCTGGCGCGGTTGCTGGGCCAACCGGAGCTGCATGAGACGACCCCAGACGCCTGGGCCTTTGGCGAGGCGGGCGCGGCGCGGCGCGACGCGCTGCGGAGCCTCGAAGCGCCCGACTTTACCCTGCCCGACCTCGAAGGGCGCATGCATTCGCTCAACGACTACCGCGGCAAGAAGGTGCTGCTCGTCTCCTGGGCGAGCTGGTGAGGCTGCCGCATGGACCTGCCGGTCTGGCAGGCGCTGTACGCGGAGCTGGGGGAGAAGGGCTTTCTGCCGATCTCGGTGGCGCTGGATACCGGCGGCGCGGCTGCGGCACGCGAGTGGATCGAGAAGGCGAAGCCGACCTATCCCTGCCTGATCGACGAGCATCACGTCGTCGCGCGGCTCTACGACATGATCAACGTGCCGAGTGCGGTCTGGATCGACGAGCAGGGCCGTATCGTGCGCACCACCGAGCCCGCCGGCGCGGGCGACGGCTTCCGCACTATGGACCGCACCACCTTCCAGATGCCGCCGGAAGCGATCGAAGACTACCGGGTGCGGCGTGAGGTCTACCTCAACGCCCTGCGCGACTGGGTGGCGAAGGGCGCCGCGAGCCGTCATGTGCTCTCGGCAGCGGAGGCGCGGCGGCGCCTGCCCGGTCCCAGCGAGGAGCAAGCGCTGGCGGCAACGCACTTCCGCCTGGGTACCTGGCTGCACGAGCAGGGGCAGACCGAGGCCGCGCAGCGGCACTTCCACGCAGCGCAGCGCCTGCGGCCGCAAAGCTGGTCGTACAAGCGCCAGGCCTGGGCGTTGGAGCAGCCTGGCCTCGCCGGCGGCCCGCCGTTCTGGGCCGCGGTTGATGCGCTGGGCGACCGGCGCTACTACCCGCAGATCGAGATGGAGGGGATGCCGCGCTAG
- a CDS encoding lysylphosphatidylglycerol synthase transmembrane domain-containing protein, translating into MAGEAVQQHQRRRAGMLPVAVMKAQSIQLDRLVLDRGLGRHLPLQRAPSHPSRSIRRVRARRRRGQSGFGRTTRRSPSRRRMLVTASEGREGGSGAGTVVWGRPPARLGRFGLIPAAVRWLVRRFSRLSQLVATLLVSLALLWLTLHTVDFGEVGRTFRHANLLYLAPIVATFAVQYWLIAVRWQQLVRHIRPVSIRDALPRVLVASSATAVLPFLLDQLLMVQISARAFGIGRAELSGAEFISRLMEGFVYALFLLATILLLPVGPAFVGLALFMLFGTTTGFALVLWLTRPRALSQPLPGPAGRWVGQSLRQPVLRGLRSIRDPRQARDLLLLSAAIAFTEVVFNALVGLALGIRTDPVAYLFLDSAGNIGAAIPFTQGGTGSIFLTQRAFQAAGQSTSVAAAYALALQALSALPLVLLGPLAVAALQITPRELFALRIRIDHDDDEPHA; encoded by the coding sequence ATGGCCGGTGAAGCCGTGCAGCAGCACCAGCGCCGTCGCGCCGGGATGCTCCCAGTCGCGGTAATGAAAGCGCAATCCATTCAGCTCGATCGTCTAGTCCTGGACCGCGGTCTCGGTCGTCATCTCCCCCTCCAGCGGGCGCCGTCGCACCCGAGCAGGAGTATACGACGTGTCCGCGCGCGGCGGCGCCGCGGGCAATCGGGATTCGGCCGAACAACTCGTCGTTCGCCGTCCCGCCGCCGTATGCTCGTGACAGCAAGCGAGGGCAGGGAGGGCGGCAGTGGCGCTGGCACGGTCGTGTGGGGGCGGCCGCCCGCGCGCCTCGGGCGCTTCGGCTTGATCCCGGCTGCCGTCCGCTGGCTCGTGCGCCGCTTCTCCCGCCTGAGCCAGCTCGTGGCGACGCTGCTCGTCAGCCTGGCGCTGCTGTGGCTGACGCTGCACACCGTCGATTTTGGCGAAGTTGGCCGTACCTTCCGTCACGCCAACCTGCTCTATCTCGCGCCGATCGTCGCCACGTTTGCCGTGCAGTACTGGTTGATTGCCGTGCGCTGGCAACAGCTCGTACGGCACATCCGCCCGGTCTCCATCCGCGATGCGCTCCCGCGTGTGCTGGTCGCCAGCTCGGCGACGGCGGTGCTGCCGTTCCTGCTCGACCAGCTGCTGATGGTACAGATCTCCGCCCGTGCCTTCGGCATCGGCCGCGCTGAACTGTCCGGCGCCGAGTTCATCTCGCGTCTGATGGAAGGATTCGTGTATGCGCTGTTCCTGCTGGCGACGATTCTGCTGCTGCCGGTGGGACCGGCCTTCGTCGGGCTGGCGCTGTTCATGCTGTTTGGTACGACGACCGGCTTCGCACTCGTCCTCTGGCTCACCAGGCCACGGGCCCTGTCACAGCCCCTTCCCGGCCCGGCGGGGCGCTGGGTCGGGCAGAGCCTCCGGCAGCCGGTGCTGCGCGGACTGCGCTCGATCCGCGACCCGCGCCAGGCGCGCGATCTGTTGTTGCTCAGTGCCGCGATCGCGTTTACCGAGGTTGTCTTCAACGCGCTGGTCGGCCTGGCGCTCGGCATCCGCACCGATCCGGTCGCCTACCTCTTCCTCGACAGCGCCGGCAACATCGGCGCGGCGATTCCGTTCACGCAGGGTGGCACCGGCAGCATCTTCCTCACTCAGCGCGCCTTCCAGGCCGCCGGCCAAAGTACGAGCGTTGCCGCAGCCTACGCGCTCGCGCTGCAGGCGCTAAGCGCGCTGCCCCTCGTGCTGCTTGGCCCGCTCGCCGTCGCCGCCCTGCAGATCACCCCGCGCGAGCTGTTTGCGCTGCGCATCCGCATCGATCACGACGACGATGAGCCCCATGCATAG
- a CDS encoding alpha/beta hydrolase — MRFHYRDWEHPGATALVLLHGFTGHARSWDSFARAMQAKYRVLALDQRGHGESGWATDYTAERMVEDVDAFVRGLNLGRFVLLGLSMGGRNAYQYAALHPETLEKLVIVDIGPEIATSGSDRIRQGVLQTDVFDDPEEAIRQARTGNARADETELRHRVTHNLMRTDDGRWTFRYDKALRAPDRPLPRPDAAAIWALLPKITCPTLLVRGAESDILSPETAQRMLKTIPKLRMVEVPNAGHSIPLENPQGFLKAVQTFL; from the coding sequence TTGCGCTTTCATTACCGCGACTGGGAGCATCCCGGCGCGACGGCGCTGGTGCTGCTGCACGGCTTCACCGGCCATGCCCGCTCCTGGGACAGCTTCGCGCGGGCGATGCAGGCGAAGTACCGCGTGCTGGCGCTCGACCAGCGCGGCCACGGCGAGAGCGGCTGGGCCACGGACTACACGGCCGAGCGCATGGTCGAGGATGTCGATGCCTTCGTGCGGGGGCTGAACCTCGGGCGCTTCGTGCTGCTGGGGCTCTCGATGGGCGGGCGCAATGCCTACCAGTACGCGGCGCTGCACCCGGAGACGCTCGAGAAGCTCGTGATCGTGGATATCGGGCCCGAGATCGCGACCAGCGGCTCCGACCGCATCCGCCAGGGCGTGCTGCAGACGGACGTGTTCGACGATCCCGAAGAGGCGATTCGCCAGGCCCGCACCGGCAACGCCCGCGCCGACGAGACGGAGCTGCGGCACCGTGTCACCCATAACCTGATGCGCACGGATGACGGGCGCTGGACCTTCCGCTACGACAAAGCGCTGCGGGCGCCCGACCGGCCGTTGCCGCGCCCCGACGCCGCGGCGATCTGGGCGCTGCTGCCGAAGATCACCTGCCCGACATTGCTTGTGCGAGGCGCGGAGAGCGACATCCTCAGCCCGGAGACGGCGCAGCGCATGCTCAAGACCATCCCGAAGCTGCGCATGGTCGAGGTGCCGAACGCGGGCCACTCGATCCCGCTGGAGAATCCGCAGGGCTTCCTCAAAGCCGTGCAGACCTTCTTGTAG
- a CDS encoding GNAT family protein, producing MLRGEKVVLRSLEREDLPAQWAWNNDLETEVAGGGDPPMPQPLARLQADFDREAAKGGRDDANFAIETEGKLIGACGLFNWNAADRTCELGIGIGDKAYWGRGYGRDAVRTLVEYAFRYRNQRKVFLRVWGNNERGIRSYRSVGFVEEGRLREHVWSAGRYVDLVYMGVLRSEWPGAMAEG from the coding sequence ATGCTGCGAGGCGAAAAGGTGGTGTTGCGCAGCCTGGAGCGGGAGGATCTGCCCGCCCAGTGGGCGTGGAACAACGATCTGGAGACCGAGGTCGCCGGCGGCGGCGACCCGCCGATGCCGCAGCCGCTGGCGCGGCTGCAGGCCGACTTCGACCGGGAGGCAGCGAAGGGCGGACGCGACGACGCGAACTTCGCGATCGAAACGGAAGGCAAGCTGATCGGCGCCTGCGGCCTGTTCAACTGGAACGCGGCGGATCGCACCTGCGAGCTGGGCATCGGGATCGGCGATAAGGCGTACTGGGGCCGCGGCTACGGCCGCGATGCGGTACGCACGCTGGTGGAGTACGCCTTCCGCTACCGCAACCAGCGCAAGGTCTTCCTGCGCGTGTGGGGCAACAACGAGCGCGGCATCCGCTCGTACCGGTCCGTCGGCTTTGTGGAGGAGGGCCGGTTGCGCGAGCACGTCTGGAGCGCCGGCCGCTACGTCGATCTCGTCTACATGGGCGTGCTGCGCAGCGAGTGGCCGGGCGCGATGGCGGAAGGGTAA
- a CDS encoding DEAD/DEAH box helicase has protein sequence MTDFNGFPLRPATRAALAAMDIGIPTPIQSAALPVMFAGRDLIGQARTGSGKTLAFALPLVERIDERRRDCQALVLAPTRELATQIRDVLRVLAGSRRVELLLLVGGVSAGPQQQALRHGAQIIVGTPGRVLDHIRQGNLRLGGLRLLVLDEADEMLDRGFAPDVERIIAATSSERQTALFSATIPAWVETVAARHQRQPQVVRLSASEQPAAHVPHAVYDVPAGGKPEALRALLDAGNEGATLVFGRTKHGVKRLAKQLAALGYPVAALQGNLSQNARDRVMADFRSGATPILIATNVAARGLDVDHVARVINFELPETAALLTHRVGRTGRMDRAGEAITLLTPEDEPQWRTLLRELPQKPTRVPWRERHALAHNEAAVAASDHARRSRRPRAASAIAGNTVSLGPEPGPVNHGVAAAAAASPRPRRRRGRRGQRAPQTAG, from the coding sequence GTGACTGACTTCAACGGATTCCCGCTGCGACCCGCCACACGCGCGGCGCTCGCTGCCATGGACATCGGCATTCCCACACCCATCCAATCCGCCGCACTGCCCGTCATGTTCGCCGGCCGCGATCTGATCGGCCAGGCCCGCACCGGTTCCGGCAAGACGCTCGCCTTCGCCCTCCCGCTGGTCGAGCGCATCGACGAACGGCGGCGTGACTGCCAGGCGCTGGTTCTGGCGCCGACACGCGAGCTTGCGACGCAGATCCGCGACGTGCTGCGCGTGCTGGCGGGCAGCCGGCGCGTCGAGCTCCTCTTGCTCGTCGGTGGCGTTTCTGCCGGGCCGCAGCAGCAAGCCCTGCGGCACGGGGCGCAGATTATCGTCGGCACGCCGGGCCGCGTGCTCGACCACATCCGCCAGGGCAACCTGCGGCTGGGCGGGCTGCGCCTGCTCGTGCTGGACGAGGCCGACGAGATGCTCGATCGCGGCTTCGCGCCGGACGTCGAGCGCATCATCGCCGCGACCAGCAGCGAGCGGCAGACCGCGCTCTTCTCGGCGACGATACCGGCCTGGGTAGAGACCGTGGCTGCCCGCCATCAACGGCAGCCTCAAGTGGTGCGCCTAAGCGCGTCTGAGCAGCCCGCCGCCCACGTGCCGCACGCGGTCTACGACGTGCCCGCCGGCGGCAAACCCGAGGCCCTGCGCGCCCTGCTGGACGCAGGCAATGAGGGCGCCACCCTCGTCTTCGGCCGCACCAAGCACGGCGTCAAGCGATTAGCGAAGCAACTGGCCGCCCTCGGATATCCGGTCGCGGCCTTGCAGGGCAACCTGAGCCAGAACGCGCGCGACCGCGTGATGGCCGACTTCCGCAGCGGCGCGACGCCGATTCTGATTGCCACCAACGTCGCGGCCCGCGGTCTGGATGTGGACCACGTGGCCCGCGTGATCAATTTCGAGCTGCCGGAGACGGCAGCCCTGCTCACCCACCGCGTGGGGCGCACCGGCCGCATGGACCGCGCCGGCGAAGCGATTACGTTGCTCACTCCCGAGGACGAGCCGCAGTGGCGGACGTTGCTGCGCGAGCTGCCGCAGAAGCCGACGCGCGTTCCCTGGCGCGAACGCCACGCCTTGGCGCACAACGAAGCCGCGGTTGCCGCCTCTGATCATGCCCGCCGTTCGCGCCGTCCGCGCGCCGCTTCAGCCATCGCGGGGAACACGGTCTCCCTTGGGCCGGAGCCGGGGCCCGTCAATCACGGGGTGGCAGCCGCTGCCGCAGCCTCACCACGGCCGCGCAGGCGACGAGGAAGGCGAGGGCAGCGGGCGCCGCAGACAGCGGGCTGA
- a CDS encoding HAD family hydrolase, translated as MAEDAAVAESGAAPDFSRIRAVAFDCYGTLIDFGDAHFIDLMGVVALHNELQIEGKTLFDHWLEAGKEVWRDRGRDPEQPTAGPEPRFGTYTEIWAEMFTRALASLECSGDARGAHDLLVEHLGQAPPYVETREVIEALRPRYRLCVLSNADDAWLRASLGKADLRFELVVSSESARSYKPRAKIFHDTADLLGLQPAEVLYVGDSPVADVLGAHNAGLPVAWLNRFAARLPDKVPAPDAEITDLRGLLPLLVPAAS; from the coding sequence ATGGCAGAAGACGCCGCCGTCGCAGAGAGCGGCGCAGCACCCGACTTCTCGCGCATTCGCGCCGTCGCCTTCGACTGCTACGGCACGCTGATCGACTTCGGCGACGCCCATTTCATCGACCTGATGGGCGTGGTCGCCCTGCACAACGAACTGCAGATCGAGGGCAAGACCCTGTTCGACCACTGGCTTGAGGCGGGTAAGGAGGTCTGGCGCGACCGCGGCCGCGATCCCGAGCAGCCAACGGCCGGCCCGGAGCCACGCTTCGGCACCTACACCGAGATCTGGGCGGAGATGTTCACGCGGGCGCTGGCCTCGCTCGAATGCAGCGGCGATGCCCGCGGCGCCCACGACTTGCTCGTGGAACACCTCGGCCAGGCGCCGCCGTACGTCGAAACGCGCGAGGTGATCGAGGCCCTGCGGCCGCGCTACCGCCTCTGCGTGTTGAGCAACGCCGACGACGCCTGGCTGCGAGCCAGCCTGGGCAAGGCCGATCTGCGTTTCGAGCTGGTCGTCTCCTCCGAGTCGGCACGCTCGTACAAGCCGCGGGCGAAGATCTTTCACGACACCGCCGACCTGCTCGGCTTGCAGCCGGCCGAGGTGCTGTACGTGGGCGACAGCCCGGTGGCCGATGTGCTCGGCGCGCACAACGCGGGGCTGCCCGTGGCCTGGCTCAATCGCTTCGCTGCCAGGCTTCCCGACAAGGTACCTGCGCCGGACGCAGAAATCACCGATCTGCGCGGCCTGCTGCCGCTGCTGGTCCCGGCCGCGTCGTGA
- the hemB gene encoding porphobilinogen synthase — translation MLEVATRASFTRFRRLRRGEPLRGLVRETALSPGDFIYPLFVVHGRDVKAEISSMPGQFHLSLDRLPAEAGELQRLGVPAVLLFGLPAAKDERGSEAYAEDGIVQQATALLKREAPDLLVITDVCLCEYTSHGHCGLLDGDQVDNDASLELIARSALAQAQAGADIVAPSDMMDGRVAAIRESLDRHGLSHVPIMAYAAKFASAFYGPFREAAESTPAFGDRRGYQMDPANGREALREIEADIAEGADIVMVKPALPYLDVLARARDRFDLPFAAYNVSGEYAMVKAAAANGWLDERRVVLEALTGIKRAGADMIITYHARDAARWLRGG, via the coding sequence ATGCTTGAAGTCGCAACGCGCGCATCGTTCACCCGCTTCCGCCGCCTGCGCCGCGGCGAGCCGCTGCGCGGGCTCGTGCGCGAAACGGCGCTTTCGCCGGGGGACTTCATCTACCCGTTGTTCGTGGTGCATGGCCGCGATGTCAAGGCCGAGATCTCGTCCATGCCTGGGCAGTTTCACCTTTCGCTCGACCGGCTGCCGGCGGAGGCGGGCGAGCTTCAGCGACTGGGCGTGCCCGCGGTGTTGCTCTTCGGCCTGCCGGCGGCGAAGGACGAGCGCGGCTCCGAAGCCTACGCCGAGGACGGGATCGTGCAGCAGGCGACGGCGCTGCTCAAGCGCGAGGCGCCGGATCTGCTGGTGATCACCGATGTCTGCCTCTGCGAGTACACCAGCCACGGCCACTGCGGCCTGCTCGACGGCGACCAGGTGGACAACGACGCCTCGCTGGAGCTGATCGCGCGATCGGCGCTGGCCCAGGCACAGGCCGGCGCGGACATCGTGGCGCCATCCGACATGATGGACGGGCGCGTGGCGGCGATCCGCGAGTCGCTGGATCGCCACGGCCTCAGCCACGTGCCGATCATGGCCTACGCCGCCAAGTTCGCCTCCGCCTTCTACGGCCCCTTTCGCGAGGCCGCCGAATCGACGCCCGCCTTCGGTGACCGTCGCGGCTACCAGATGGACCCGGCGAACGGCCGTGAGGCGCTGCGCGAGATCGAGGCGGACATCGCGGAGGGCGCGGACATCGTGATGGTAAAGCCGGCGCTGCCGTACCTGGACGTGCTGGCCCGCGCCCGCGACCGCTTCGACCTGCCCTTCGCCGCCTACAACGTGAGCGGCGAGTACGCAATGGTCAAAGCGGCGGCGGCGAACGGCTGGCTGGACGAACGCCGCGTGGTGCTTGAAGCGCTCACGGGAATCAAGCGGGCCGGCGCCGACATGATCATCACCTACCACGCCAGGGACGCCGCGCGCTGGCTGCGCGGCGGCTGA